Proteins encoded in a region of the Flavobacteriaceae bacterium HL-DH10 genome:
- a CDS encoding AMP-dependent synthetase/ligase — translation MADITRIFDFPYHQLENHSLEKAFSTKYNGEWKSTSTQEYVDKANMISRALLKLGINKHDKIAVISSTNRTEWNIVDIGVLQVGAQNIPIYPTICAEDYEYIINHSESIYCFVSDEEVLEKVNKIKSKTKLKDVYSFDKIKGCKHYSELLELGTSDENQKEVEARKNAVKPNELATIIYTSGTTGKPKGVMLSHNNIVSNVLSAQKRFPLSHGERALSFLPICHIFERVFTYLYQYGSIETYYAEAIDKIGDNAKEIKPATMTVVPRLIEKVYEKIMEKGTNLTGIKKKLFYWAVALGSDFKPYKKNGWFYELQLKLARKLIFSKWQAALGGNIVFMASGSAALQPRLGRIFGAAKMPIMECYGLTETSPGVSASDVRNNNWKIGYVGKVIDGVEVKIAEDGEILVKGPNIMMGYYKDIEKTASVMTGDYFHTGDIGEIDAEGFLKITDRKKEMFKTSGGKYVAPALLENKFKQSRFIDQIMVIGEGEKMPAALIQINYEFVKEWARRHNIDYISDANIITNPKLIERIQEEIDAANKSFGKWEQIKKFEITPDVWSIDAGHLTPTMKMKRKVIKSIYHDLIEKIYRS, via the coding sequence ATGGCAGACATTACTAGGATTTTTGATTTTCCATATCATCAGCTAGAAAACCATAGCTTAGAAAAAGCGTTTTCAACTAAATATAATGGTGAATGGAAATCGACATCTACACAAGAATATGTTGATAAAGCTAATATGATAAGTCGGGCTTTACTAAAACTAGGAATTAATAAGCATGATAAAATTGCTGTTATATCCTCTACTAATAGAACAGAATGGAATATTGTAGACATTGGAGTACTTCAGGTAGGTGCTCAAAACATTCCTATTTACCCGACTATTTGTGCCGAAGATTATGAGTATATAATTAATCATAGTGAATCTATTTATTGTTTTGTTTCAGATGAGGAAGTTTTAGAAAAAGTAAACAAGATAAAATCTAAAACAAAACTTAAAGACGTTTATTCTTTTGATAAAATAAAAGGCTGCAAACACTATTCTGAATTATTAGAACTTGGTACATCTGATGAAAATCAAAAAGAAGTTGAAGCAAGAAAAAATGCTGTTAAACCAAATGAATTAGCGACTATTATTTATACATCAGGAACAACAGGAAAACCAAAAGGGGTTATGTTATCTCATAATAATATTGTTTCTAATGTGTTATCTGCTCAAAAAAGATTCCCGTTATCTCATGGTGAACGTGCACTTAGTTTTTTACCAATATGTCATATTTTCGAACGTGTATTTACCTATCTATATCAATATGGCAGCATAGAAACTTATTATGCCGAAGCTATAGACAAAATAGGTGATAATGCTAAAGAAATAAAACCAGCAACTATGACTGTGGTTCCTAGACTCATAGAAAAGGTTTATGAGAAAATAATGGAAAAAGGAACGAATCTAACCGGTATTAAAAAGAAATTATTCTATTGGGCTGTAGCATTAGGTTCCGATTTTAAACCATATAAAAAAAATGGTTGGTTTTATGAGCTACAACTAAAACTTGCCAGAAAACTCATTTTTAGCAAATGGCAAGCAGCATTGGGTGGCAACATCGTATTTATGGCTTCTGGAAGTGCTGCGCTTCAACCAAGATTAGGAAGGATTTTTGGTGCAGCCAAAATGCCTATTATGGAGTGTTACGGCCTTACAGAAACTTCTCCTGGTGTTTCAGCCAGTGATGTGCGAAATAATAATTGGAAAATTGGTTATGTAGGCAAAGTCATTGACGGTGTAGAAGTTAAAATTGCAGAAGACGGTGAAATTTTAGTGAAAGGTCCAAACATTATGATGGGTTATTATAAAGACATAGAAAAAACAGCAAGCGTTATGACTGGCGATTATTTTCATACTGGGGATATAGGAGAAATAGATGCAGAAGGTTTTTTAAAAATAACAGACCGAAAAAAGGAAATGTTTAAAACCTCTGGCGGAAAATATGTAGCACCTGCTTTACTTGAAAACAAATTTAAACAATCGCGGTTTATAGATCAAATCATGGTTATAGGAGAAGGTGAAAAAATGCCTGCTGCTTTAATTCAAATAAATTATGAATTTGTTAAAGAATGGGCAAGACGCCATAATATAGATTATATATCAGACGCCAATATTATTACCAACCCTAAATTAATAGAACGTATTCAAGAAGAAATTGATGCGGCAAACAAAAGTTTTGGAAAATGGGAGCAAATAAAAAAGTTTGAAATAACACCCGATGTTTGGTCTATTGATGCAGGGCATTTAACGCCTACAATGAAAATGAAGCGTAAAGTTATAAAATCTATATACCACGATCTTATTGAAAAAATATACAGATCTTAA
- the pflB gene encoding formate C-acetyltransferase codes for MEVKKFKSGLWTKQVDVRDFVINNITPYSGDDQFLVGPSVKTEKLWDICKSATQKEQKNNGVLSVDTETISTINAFSAGYIDRENEVIVGLQTDELLKRTMKPFGGFKVVQKALSEHGVKPNDALTDLFTKFVKTHNDGVFDAYTTEIKKFRSLGFLTGLPDNYARGRIIGDYRRIALYGINFLIEAKKADLENLGGPMTEAVIRLREEVAEQIRSLKEIIELGAKYNLDLGRPAENAQEAVQWTYMGYLAAVKEQDGAAMSLGNVSTFLDIYIQNDLEEGIITEVEAQEYIDQFVMKLRMVRHLRMEAYNEIFAGDPTWVTEAIGGMFSDGRTKVTKTSFRFLNTLYNLGPSPEPNITILWSEALPQNFKDYCAKVSIDTSSIQFENDELMRTNRGSDDYGIACCVSYQELGKSIQFFGARTNLAKTLLLAINAGRCENTGTLMVEGIPEYTDEYLDFDKVMANFKVAMKEVARVYNDSMNIIHYMHDKYYYEKAQMALIDTNPSINIAYGIAGLSIVADSLSAIKYAKVKPVRNEEGLAVDFVIDGEFPKYGNDVDGVDELAVNAVADFNNELKKLPVYKNAEPTMSVLTITSNVAYGKKTGATPDGRAKGVPFAPGANPMHGRDTQGAIASLNSVSKIKYTDSQDGISNTFSMVPKSLGANQEERIENLGTILDGYFSKNAQHLNVNVLNKETLLDAMERPEEYPQLTIRVSGYAVNFVRLTREQQLDVINRSFHKSM; via the coding sequence ATGGAAGTTAAAAAATTTAAAAGTGGACTTTGGACAAAACAAGTCGATGTTAGAGATTTTGTTATAAATAATATTACCCCATATAGTGGAGATGACCAATTTTTAGTTGGTCCAAGTGTGAAAACAGAAAAATTATGGGATATATGTAAAAGCGCAACACAAAAAGAACAAAAAAATAATGGTGTACTATCTGTTGATACTGAAACAATTTCTACTATTAATGCCTTTAGTGCGGGTTATATTGATAGAGAAAATGAAGTAATTGTTGGTCTTCAAACAGATGAATTATTAAAGAGAACGATGAAACCTTTTGGAGGTTTTAAAGTGGTTCAAAAAGCATTGTCAGAACATGGTGTGAAGCCAAATGATGCATTAACAGATTTGTTTACCAAGTTTGTTAAAACTCATAATGATGGTGTTTTTGATGCCTATACTACAGAAATAAAAAAATTCCGATCATTAGGATTTTTAACTGGGTTGCCAGATAACTATGCAAGAGGTAGAATTATTGGAGATTACCGTCGTATTGCTCTTTACGGAATCAATTTCTTAATTGAAGCAAAGAAAGCAGATTTAGAAAACTTGGGAGGACCAATGACTGAGGCTGTTATTCGTTTACGTGAAGAAGTTGCAGAGCAAATTAGATCATTAAAAGAAATTATTGAGTTAGGTGCTAAATATAATTTAGATCTAGGTCGACCTGCTGAAAATGCTCAAGAAGCTGTACAATGGACCTATATGGGGTATTTAGCTGCGGTTAAAGAACAAGATGGTGCAGCTATGTCTTTAGGAAATGTATCAACATTTTTAGATATATATATTCAGAATGACTTAGAAGAAGGCATCATTACAGAGGTAGAAGCTCAAGAATATATCGACCAGTTTGTTATGAAATTGCGTATGGTTCGTCATTTAAGAATGGAAGCATATAATGAGATTTTTGCTGGAGATCCAACATGGGTAACAGAAGCTATTGGAGGTATGTTTTCAGATGGTAGAACTAAAGTAACTAAAACATCATTTAGATTCTTAAATACCTTATATAATCTAGGACCATCACCAGAACCAAATATTACGATTCTTTGGTCTGAAGCATTACCACAAAATTTTAAAGATTATTGTGCAAAAGTTTCTATTGATACGTCTTCAATTCAGTTTGAAAATGATGAATTAATGAGAACGAATCGTGGATCTGATGATTACGGAATTGCTTGTTGTGTTTCTTACCAAGAATTAGGAAAATCTATTCAGTTTTTTGGAGCAAGAACCAACTTAGCTAAAACCTTATTATTAGCTATTAATGCTGGACGATGCGAAAATACAGGAACTTTAATGGTTGAAGGTATTCCAGAATATACAGATGAATATTTAGACTTCGATAAAGTAATGGCTAACTTTAAAGTGGCTATGAAAGAAGTGGCTCGTGTTTATAATGATTCTATGAATATTATTCATTACATGCATGACAAATATTACTACGAAAAAGCTCAAATGGCTTTAATTGATACAAATCCAAGTATAAATATTGCTTATGGTATTGCCGGATTATCAATTGTTGCCGATTCGCTTTCAGCTATTAAATACGCTAAAGTAAAACCAGTTAGAAACGAAGAAGGATTAGCAGTAGATTTCGTAATTGACGGCGAGTTTCCTAAATACGGAAATGATGTTGACGGTGTAGATGAATTGGCTGTAAATGCAGTAGCAGATTTTAATAATGAATTAAAGAAACTACCTGTTTATAAAAACGCAGAACCAACAATGTCTGTATTAACTATTACATCTAATGTTGCATACGGTAAGAAAACTGGAGCGACTCCAGACGGTAGAGCTAAAGGTGTTCCTTTTGCACCAGGAGCAAATCCAATGCACGGTCGTGATACACAAGGAGCGATTGCTTCTTTAAACTCGGTTTCTAAAATTAAATATACCGATTCTCAAGATGGTATTTCAAATACCTTCTCAATGGTACCAAAATCTTTAGGTGCTAACCAAGAAGAACGTATAGAAAATTTAGGAACCATTCTAGATGGTTATTTTTCTAAAAATGCACAACACTTAAATGTGAATGTATTAAATAAAGAAACCTTATTAGATGCTATGGAGCGTCCAGAAGAGTATCCTCAATTAACTATTAGAGTATCGGGATATGCGGTAAACTTTGTTCGATTAACTAGAGAGCAACAGTTAGATGTTATAAACCGTTCGTTCCACAAATCAATGTAA